One Pseudomonas sp. B21_DOA genomic window, GTCGGGCGCATTGACGCTGGTCGAGGGCGAAACGTTGCCGGCAGGGTCGGTCTGGCTGATCGCCAACGCCTCGCCATTGGTCGACGCTGGCGCCAGGGTCACAGTGAACGAGCCGTCCGCGGCAACCACAGCGCTGCCGAGCACGGTGCCGTTGGCGGTGCTGACATTCACTGTTGCGCCTGCTTCACCCGTGCCGCTGAGGGTGCTGCCATCTGCGCTGATCAGCGGATTCTGCACGGCGGCCGGCGGGGTGCCGTCGACGGTGATCACGCCAGTGGAAGTCGAGGTGTTGCCGTTGGCGTCGGTCAGGCTGACCTGCAGGGTCTCGCCGGTGTTCTGCGCGTTGGGCAAGGTGACCTGGAAGTTGCCGCTCTGATCGACCACGCCGGTGGCCAGAACATTGCCGGCGGCATCCCTGATCGTCACGGTGCTGCCGGCTTCGCCCTGGCCTTTGACCACGGTGCCGACGTCATTGATCGAAACGCCAGTCGCTGCGGCTGGCGGTTGCAGATCGCTGGCAATGATGCCGGCGGGTTGCGACAGGTTGCCGGCGGCGTCGCTCTGGATCGCCGTAAGCGCCTGGCCATTGAGCTGCGCCGGCGTCAGCGTCAGGCTGAACGTGCCGTTGCTGGCGACCAGTGCCGTACCGAGCACGGTACCTGTGGCGTCGGTGACAGTGACCGTCGCCCCGGCCTCGCCGCGTCCCGTGAGTGTCGTGCCGTTGGCATTCAGCGCCAGATTGGTCACCGCGTCCGGGGCCGTGCCATCGAGCGCCGTCACCGTGCCTGGAATCGACACGTCACCGTCGGGACTGGTGGCAGTGACTTGCAGCACTTGCGCATTGATCTGTTTGGCACTGAGCAACAGGGTGAAACGGCCAGAGCTGTTGATCAGCCCGGAGCCGAGCACAGCGCCGCTGCTGTTGGTCACGGTTACGGTGCAACCGGGCGTTCCGGCGCCGGTCAGGGTGAAACCGTCGGTACTCAAGGCCAGATCGGTCGGGGTCGCAACTTGCGTACCGTCCAGACCCGCCAGCGGCACGACGGGCGAATCATTGCCGCCGCCATCCGTGCTGATCACTTCCAGATTGCCGCCAGGCTCGGCCGCTGGATTCAGGGTCACGACGAAGCGGCCATCCGCGTCCGCCGTCGCGGTGCCCAGCACAGCGCCACCGCCCGCGATGCTGACGGTGACCATGGTGCCCGGTTCGGCAAGACCAGACACTTGCGTGCCGGCCGGGTTGAGCGCGAGATCGCTGACCGCCGCCGGCGGGTGCTGTCCGGCGCGGTGACGCTGCCGGGAAGCGAACTGTTGGCGCCGTCCGACACTACGACTTGCAAGGCTTCGCCATTGGTTTGCGCGGTATCGAGATTGACCGTGAAGGCGCCAGAGCCGTCAGCAGTTGCGGTACCGATGATGTTGCCGTCGGCGTCCCGCACCTCAACGGTATTGTTCGGCTGCGTGGTGCCGGTGACCGTGGCCCCTGCAGGATCGACGACCAACCCGGTCGGTGCGGGTGGGGCGGTGATGTCCGGTGCCGTAACCGGAGTGGCCGGCGAGGGCAGGGCACTCGCATCGGTCTGGATGACACTCAATACCTGACCGTCGAGCTGAGCCGGGCTCAGGTTGACGCTGAAATTGCCATCGCTGGCAACTACTGTCGTGCCAATTACCGTGCCGTCCGGTGCGCTGACCGTGACGGTGCTGCCGGCTTGTCCGGTGCCGGTCAAGGTCACGCCGTTGCTGGCGAGCACGACGTTGTCCGGCGCCAGCGGCGCGGTGGTGTCCGCTGCCGTCAGTGGCGCGTTCGGAGAAACGTTCACGCCATCCGATTGGCTGACTTGCAGTTGCTGGCCGTTGAGTTGCGGGCTGTTCAGCGCCACCGTGAAAGTCCCGCTGCCATCGACGATCACGGTGCCCAGCGTATTGCCGGCCGAATCCTTGACCGTCACCGTGGCACCGGGCTCGCCTGTACCGCTCAGTTCAGTGCCGCCTGCATTCAGCGTCAGATCCGAAGGGGCCGTGGGGGCCTGGATATCCGGCGCTTCAACCGGTACCGCCGGGAGCCTGAAGGCGAGCCATCGGTCTGCACCACGCTGAGATTCTGGCCATTGGTCTGTGGCGAGGACAGGGTGACTTCGAACCGGCCGTTGCTGCCGACCACGGCGGTGCCCAACACCGCACCACCAGCGTCAGTGACGGTCACGGTCGCGCCGGCCTGACCAGCACCAGAGACTACGGCGCCATTGGCGGAAATGCTCACATCGGTCACGGCTACCGGTGTGGTCAGATCGGGTGCGATCACGTTGACCGGCGCCGAAGGGTTGCCGTCTGCGTCGGTCTGGATCACTTGCAACTGTTGCGCATCGGTCTGTGGAGTCGAGAGGTTTACCGTGAAATTGCCATCGGCACCCACGGTACCGGTGCCGATGATATTGCCGGCCGGATCGCGCACGGTAATCGAAGCGCCGATTTCGCCTGTGCCGGTCAGCGTCTGCCCTTGGCCGTCGAGCGTAACGCCCGTCAGCGGCGCCGGGCCTTGCGTGTCAGGCGTTACATAGGTCAATGGGGCAGAGGTATTGCCAGCCGCATCGCTGGCACTGATCTGCAACGCTTCGCCATTGTTTTGCGGGCTGCTCAATTGCACCGTGAACGTGCCATCCGCAGCAACGACTGCCGAGCCGAGTACATTGCCGTTCGCATCGCGAACCGTGATCGTTGAACCGACCTGGCCGCGTCCTTTCATCAGCAGGCCGTCCACACTCAGGACAACGTCGCTTGGCTGAGTCAGGCCATCAAGGTCCATGGCGATAACGGTCGTTGCTGGCGACGGGTTGCCGGCGGCGTCAGTGACCAGCACGCTCAGCGCCTCACCATCGATTTGCGCGGCATTGAGTTGCACGGTGAACGAGCCGTCAGCTGCGACTAAAGCCGTGCCGAGCAGCGTACCTTGCGCGTTGGTGACGCTGACTGTGCTGCCGGGCTCGCCACGGCCGGTGACCGAGAGGCCATCGCTGCTCACGGCCAGATCCGTTGCAGCGCCGGGGCCGGTGATGTCCGGCGCATTGAAGGTCACGCTCGGTGATTGCGCACCGGCGCTGTTGACCGCAACGATACTGATGACTTCGCCATTGGCCTGCGCGCGGATCAGCGTCAGCAGGAAGGTGCCGTCAGCAGCCACCGCTGCGCGTCCGAGCAATTCGCCATTGGCGGCGCGGACTTCAATGGTGGTGCCTGCGCGAGCAATACCGGTCAGTTGGCTGCCGTCGCTGCTCAAGCCGAGATCGGTTGGCGTCTGCGGTTCGACGATCTCCGGCGCGCTGACTGTTGCGCCGGTCGAGATATTGCCTGCCGCATCGGTGGCATTCACGGTCAGCGGCTGGCCGCTGGTTTGCGCGGGGCTGAGGGCGACGCTGAAGGTGCCATCTGCCGCCACAACGGCGCTGCCGAGCAGGGTGCCATCGGCGGCGCGCACCTCAATGGCGGCGCCGGCTTCACCGGTGCCGCCGAGTTGCGTGCCATCGGCGCTTACGCTGAGGTTGCCCGGGGCGGTTGGCGCGGTGGTATCCGGCGCGGTGATCGAGCCGGGCGTGGACACGTTGCCCGCAGGGTCGGTGAGCGTCACGTCGAGCGGCTGGCCATTGTTCTGCGGTGTACCCAGGTCGACCTGGAAACTGCCGTCGGCGCCAACCGTTCCGGAGCCCAGGAGATTGCCCGCCGCGTCGCGCACTTGCACGACACTGCCAGCTTCGCCAAACCCAGTCAGCACGCGGCCATCGGACGATAGGGTCAATCCGGTCGCAGGCGCAGGAGGCGTTGCGTCACTACTGCCGCCGCCACCACCTCCGCCGCCCCCACCGCCACCACCCGTTGCGGCCGCCGCACCACCCGCGCCCAACAGGCCGAGCCCGGCAATCGCCCACGCAGGCGTTGCGCCGTCGACCACGCCGACGCCGGCGATCAGTTCGTCCAGCGAATCGATTTCGTCAAAGGTAAAGCCATTGAACGGTTCGGCGCTGTAGCGCGCCTGCCACAGCGTCGCGTCGTCACCCTGAAAGACAATGTCATTGGGCACGCCGTCAGGGCTGGTGACAAAGAAATTGGAAATTTTGATTTGCTCGCCAGACTTAAGATTGACGATCAAATCCTGACCGCTGCGACTGGTCGACGCCAGTTGGTCGGGACGGACCGGCATTTGTACAACGGAAGGCTGATTGAGCTGAACATTGCCCCAGTTCTGGGCAGTGAGCTGAGAATTGGCTTTGTCGGCAATGACGATGTTGTCCATTACTACTCCCTGTATATGGCTGGGCGGACGTCCACGGATGGTTTTAGAACCATAGATAGGGAGTTTGAAATGAGCCTGCCTGATTTCTGGCGAGTAGCCGATGTGGCGTTTTTCTAACGATCAACTGACTGAAAAATAAGGTATATCTATGCGTTACCGTTTGTCGGAACGTTGGATCCAAGCCATGATCGGATGAAACAAAATGTGTCGTTTTTCGCACAGGCAAAAAACGTGGAGAAACACCGGGATTCAAAGTGCGATGAGTGATGGCTAATCAATATTGGAACTTTGAAAAGTTGACCATCCCGGCCGCAGACGTCCATCTGCGAAGGTATTAATCAATAAGCAGAGGAAGCGCGACAGGCTCTGTATAAGAAATCGGGCTGTTTCGTTTCAGCGGACTTTTCGCCTTCAAAATACTTCATGCGCTAGCTATCGATCGCCGAAGTGATCGAAGCACATCCAGCGCCGACTGATCGGTAACACACCCGGGGTATTGATCGAACATATGTGGCGCCCCAGGGTAGACGTGCAGCTCGACGGCAACCCCGGCGCGCGACAGGCGCAGGGCAAATGCAACGTCCTCTTCAAGAAACAGATCCAGCGCCCCGACCGCCAGAAACGTCGGTGGCAAGTCACGCAGATCATCCAGCAGGGCCGGAGAAAACCAGCCGATCTGCTGATCATCCAGCGCTTGGTCAGCGCGCAGGCACTGCCAGCAGAATTGGTTGGCTTGCGCCGGCCAGCCAATCACTCCGGTCGTATCGTTTTGCTGAGGCGCGGCCGGGCTGCCCGAACGGTCATCAAGCATCGGATAAATCAGCACTTGGCTGGCGATGGGGAATTCGCCGCGATCCCGCGCCACCATTGCCAGCGCTGCTGCCAGCCCGGCGCCGGCACTGTGGCCCATGAGGATTACTTTGTCGGCGTCGATATTCAGCGATTGCTGGTGGGCGAAAACCCAGGCGAGGGCGGTGTAGCAGTCCTCGAGAGGAATGGGGAAGGGGTGTTCAGGCGCGAGACGGTAATCGACGGCGACGATGATCGCCTGCAGTGCTTCAGCGAGATCGGCGAGATAATCGTCTGCCATTTCCGGGCAGCCCAAGACGAAACCTCCACCGTGGAGGTACAGGATCACCGGAAAGTGAACACCCAGTACCGCGCCGGCGGGCCGGTAAAGACACAGGCGCAGATCCTCACCGTCGTGGGCCGTTATCAATAGGCTTTCACCGCGCGCTTGTTCTGGGGATTTGAATGTCGCATGGACACGCTCCTGATCGCGGGCAGCGTTTCCAACGTCCAGGCTTCTGCGCCGGGGGTTAAAAAGCTCTTGAAGTCGGGATCCAGCAGTTCATGTGCTTTCACGTTCTGCTTCCTGTGTGCGAATGAACGAGCGCCTCGGATGGAGGCGCCGC contains:
- a CDS encoding alpha/beta hydrolase: MITAHDGEDLRLCLYRPAGAVLGVHFPVILYLHGGGFVLGCPEMADDYLADLAEALQAIIVAVDYRLAPEHPFPIPLEDCYTALAWVFAHQQSLNIDADKVILMGHSAGAGLAAALAMVARDRGEFPIASQVLIYPMLDDRSGSPAAPQQNDTTGVIGWPAQANQFCWQCLRADQALDDQQIGWFSPALLDDLRDLPPTFLAVGALDLFLEEDVAFALRLSRAGVAVELHVYPGAPHMFDQYPGCVTDQSALDVLRSLRRSIASA
- a CDS encoding Ig-like domain-containing protein, with translation MQAPTAPSDLTLNAGGTELSGTGEPGATVTVKDSAGNTLGTVIVDGSGTFTVALNSPQLNGQQLQVSQSDGVNVSPNAPLTAADTTAPLAPDNVVLASNGVTLTGTGQAGSTVTVSAPDGTVIGTTVVASDGNFSVNLSPAQLDGQVLSVIQTDASALPSPATPVTAPDITAPPAPTGLVVDPAGATVTGTTQPNNTVEVRDADGNIIGTATADGSGAFTVNLDTAQTNGEALQVVVSDGANSSLPGSVTAPDSTRRRRSAISRSTRPARKCLVLPNRAPWSPSASRAVALCWAPRRRTRMAASS
- a CDS encoding Ig-like domain-containing protein, with the translated sequence MDNIVIADKANSQLTAQNWGNVQLNQPSVVQMPVRPDQLASTSRSGQDLIVNLKSGEQIKISNFFVTSPDGVPNDIVFQGDDATLWQARYSAEPFNGFTFDEIDSLDELIAGVGVVDGATPAWAIAGLGLLGAGGAAAATGGGGGGGGGGGGGSSDATPPAPATGLTLSSDGRVLTGFGEAGSVVQVRDAAGNLLGSGTVGADGSFQVDLGTPQNNGQPLDVTLTDPAGNVSTPGSITAPDTTAPTAPGNLSVSADGTQLGGTGEAGAAIEVRAADGTLLGSAVVAADGTFSVALSPAQTSGQPLTVNATDAAGNISTGATVSAPEIVEPQTPTDLGLSSDGSQLTGIARAGTTIEVRAANGELLGRAAVAADGTFLLTLIRAQANGEVISIVAVNSAGAQSPSVTFNAPDITGPGAATDLAVSSDGLSVTGRGEPGSTVSVTNAQGTLLGTALVAADGSFTVQLNAAQIDGEALSVLVTDAAGNPSPATTVIAMDLDGLTQPSDVVLSVDGLLMKGRGQVGSTITVRDANGNVLGSAVVAADGTFTVQLSSPQNNGEALQISASDAAGNTSAPLTYVTPDTQGPAPLTGVTLDGQGQTLTGTGEIGASITVRDPAGNIIGTGTVGADGNFTVNLSTPQTDAQQLQVIQTDADGNPSAPVNVIAPDLTTPVAVTDVSISANGAVVSGAGQAGATVTVTDAGGAVLGTAVVGSNGRFEVTLSSPQTNGQNLSVVQTDGSPSGSRRYRLKRRISRPPRPLRI